One Faecalispora anaeroviscerum genomic window carries:
- a CDS encoding Lrp/AsnC family transcriptional regulator — protein MEKLLALLSENARLTPAQLAAMLDTTQEKVNEAIEQYEKQGVIKGYRALIDWEKVDQNKVTALIELKVVPKPDRGFDEVADRVMRFDEVESVYLMSGGYDLAVIAHGKSMQEVALFVMNRLAALDSVVSTATHFILTRYKDGGVVLHSGEEKDQRTGCVW, from the coding sequence ATGGAAAAATTGTTAGCTCTTTTAAGTGAAAATGCCAGACTGACCCCTGCGCAGCTCGCAGCCATGCTTGACACAACGCAGGAAAAGGTCAATGAAGCAATCGAACAGTATGAAAAGCAGGGTGTGATCAAAGGCTACCGCGCTCTTATCGACTGGGAGAAGGTCGACCAGAATAAAGTCACGGCTTTGATTGAGCTGAAGGTCGTGCCGAAGCCGGACCGCGGTTTTGATGAGGTGGCGGATCGTGTCATGCGCTTTGATGAAGTAGAGAGTGTCTATCTGATGTCTGGCGGATATGATCTTGCGGTGATTGCTCACGGAAAATCGATGCAGGAGGTTGCGTTGTTTGTTATGAATCGCCTGGCTGCTCTGGATTCTGTTGTTTCCACAGCTACCCATTTTATTCTCACCCGGTATAAGGACGGAGGGGTTGTTCTTCACTCCGGAGAAGAGAAAGACCAAAGAACGGGGTGTGTATGGTGA
- a CDS encoding pyridoxal phosphate-dependent aminotransferase produces the protein MVIDYQSVMNPRLQSLKPSGIRKFFDIASEMDDVISLSIGEPDFSTPWHVRQAGIQTLEKGKTWYSPNRGFMELRQEICKWVARKYQVEYDPATDVVVTVGGSEAIDASLRSLVSPGDEVLIPEPSFVCYVPLTQMAGGVPVILETKAENDFRLTPDELRAKITPKTKILVFPFPNNPTGAVMRREHLEEIAEIVKEHNLMVLSDEIYSELTYGSTPHVSFASIDGMKERTILINGFSKAYAMTGWRLGFAMGPKEIIAQMTKLHQYGIMSAPTMSQYAAIEALKNGDGDIEEMRSQYDMRRRLIVDGLNSLGLTCFEPEGAFYVFPCIQSSGLNSQEFCERLIYAEKVAIVPGNAFGDCGEGFARVAYSNSIPNITEALKRIERFLGTLK, from the coding sequence ATGGTGATTGATTATCAATCTGTTATGAATCCACGGTTGCAGTCACTCAAGCCTTCGGGAATCCGAAAATTTTTTGATATTGCGAGCGAAATGGACGATGTGATTTCTCTTTCCATCGGCGAGCCTGATTTCTCCACCCCCTGGCATGTGCGTCAGGCCGGAATTCAGACGCTGGAAAAGGGAAAGACATGGTACAGCCCGAACCGCGGCTTTATGGAGTTGCGTCAGGAAATCTGTAAATGGGTCGCCCGCAAATATCAGGTGGAATATGATCCTGCCACGGATGTAGTCGTTACTGTTGGCGGTTCCGAAGCGATTGATGCCAGTTTGCGTTCACTTGTGAGTCCCGGCGATGAGGTGCTCATCCCCGAGCCGAGCTTTGTCTGTTATGTGCCGCTCACGCAGATGGCCGGCGGGGTGCCGGTGATCCTCGAAACAAAAGCGGAAAATGATTTCCGTTTAACTCCCGATGAGCTGCGTGCCAAGATCACCCCGAAAACAAAGATTTTGGTTTTTCCGTTTCCGAACAATCCCACCGGTGCTGTCATGCGCCGCGAGCATCTGGAAGAAATTGCGGAGATTGTGAAAGAACATAATTTGATGGTGCTGTCCGACGAAATTTACAGCGAGTTGACTTACGGCAGCACGCCGCATGTCAGCTTTGCGTCGATTGACGGGATGAAGGAGCGCACTATTTTGATCAACGGCTTTTCAAAAGCGTATGCAATGACCGGCTGGCGTCTTGGCTTTGCCATGGGGCCGAAGGAAATCATTGCCCAGATGACAAAGCTGCATCAGTATGGCATTATGAGCGCGCCTACCATGTCGCAGTACGCTGCGATCGAAGCGCTCAAAAATGGGGACGGCGATATTGAGGAGATGCGCTCCCAGTACGATATGCGCCGCCGGCTGATCGTAGATGGCCTGAATTCGCTGGGGCTGACCTGCTTTGAGCCTGAGGGTGCATTCTATGTGTTCCCCTGCATCCAGAGCAGCGGTTTGAATTCACAGGAATTTTGCGAGCGCCTGATTTACGCGGAGAAGGTTGCGATTGTGCCCGGTAACGCGTTTGGCGACTGCGGAGAGGGCTTTGCCCGGGTCGCTTATTCCAACTCGATTCCGAATATTACAGAGGCTCTCAAACGGATTGAGCGCTTTTTGGGTACGCTCAAATAA
- the ispE gene encoding 4-(cytidine 5'-diphospho)-2-C-methyl-D-erythritol kinase → MEQPMRVYAAAKLNLTLDILGRRPDGYHLLDMVMQTVSIYDTLLLTPTQHPGVDLLCDRAGIPCGEENTVRKAARLFFQQAGIRGGGLRIQILKRIPDQAGMGGGSADAAAVLRTMNRMYHAGFTMDELCKLGLKVGADVPFCLRGGTMRAEGIGEILTHLTPMPQCFFVVCKPSVGVSTAAAFAQADRDGASYPRFTPAMTEALAAGELPRVAGGLGNSFTLALPLPQIEELRQTMLRRGALGACMTGSGSAVFGIFSERVPAERCREALREEYRSVFVCEPVGAESY, encoded by the coding sequence ATGGAGCAGCCAATGCGCGTTTACGCGGCGGCCAAGCTGAATCTGACGCTCGATATACTGGGCCGTCGCCCGGACGGCTATCATCTGCTGGATATGGTGATGCAGACTGTTTCTATTTACGATACCCTTCTGCTTACGCCAACTCAGCACCCGGGGGTTGATCTGCTCTGCGACCGGGCGGGGATTCCCTGCGGGGAAGAAAACACCGTGCGGAAAGCGGCGCGTCTGTTTTTTCAGCAGGCAGGTATTCGGGGTGGCGGACTTCGAATTCAGATTTTAAAACGGATTCCCGATCAGGCGGGGATGGGTGGGGGCAGCGCCGACGCCGCCGCCGTGCTGCGCACAATGAATCGGATGTACCATGCCGGATTTACAATGGATGAGCTTTGCAAGCTAGGACTGAAAGTTGGGGCGGACGTTCCATTCTGCCTTCGGGGCGGCACCATGCGGGCAGAGGGCATCGGCGAGATTTTAACTCACCTTACTCCAATGCCACAGTGCTTTTTTGTTGTGTGCAAGCCTTCCGTCGGCGTCAGCACTGCCGCAGCGTTCGCGCAAGCGGACCGCGACGGCGCTTCCTATCCGCGTTTTACCCCAGCGATGACAGAGGCGCTTGCAGCCGGCGAACTGCCGCGGGTCGCGGGCGGCCTTGGCAATTCATTTACGCTGGCGCTCCCTTTGCCGCAAATTGAAGAGCTGCGGCAGACCATGCTGCGAAGGGGCGCTCTTGGCGCCTGTATGACGGGGAGCGGCTCGGCGGTATTCGGAATTTTTTCGGAACGTGTGCCGGCGGAGCGGTGTCGGGAGGCATTAAGGGAAGAATATCGTTCGGTTTTCGTTTGTGAACCGGTCGGTGCCGAATCATATTGA
- the spoIIR gene encoding stage II sporulation protein R, whose product MTLLNTTQNSLKLKNIEKALLIAFVLTVACSFTSFFSFAKQCEDIPNHVLRLHVLANSDTSEDQELKLYVRNRILTESAGMLDGVTDREKAEQVVRQNVPRLKAAAAEEIAQRGYQYPVNVKLENIYFTTRHYQQVTLPAGTYDALRVTIGQAKGKNWWCVMFPPMCLPAAEEKEELDDVLNPQQMEIVTGQYEIRFKSLELYEQLKSWAAGK is encoded by the coding sequence ATGACCCTTTTGAATACCACTCAGAATTCTCTGAAATTAAAGAACATAGAAAAAGCGCTGTTAATTGCGTTTGTACTTACTGTTGCCTGTTCCTTTACTTCTTTCTTTTCATTTGCAAAACAGTGTGAAGATATCCCCAACCATGTTTTGCGCCTGCATGTGCTGGCTAACTCCGATACCTCTGAAGATCAAGAGCTGAAGCTGTATGTGCGCAACCGCATTTTAACCGAATCTGCCGGAATGCTCGACGGAGTCACTGACCGTGAGAAAGCGGAGCAGGTGGTGCGGCAGAATGTGCCCCGCCTGAAGGCTGCGGCTGCTGAAGAAATCGCACAGCGCGGCTATCAGTACCCGGTGAATGTCAAGCTGGAAAACATCTATTTTACCACACGGCATTATCAGCAGGTAACCCTGCCTGCCGGCACCTACGACGCGCTGCGTGTGACGATCGGCCAGGCGAAGGGCAAAAACTGGTGGTGCGTGATGTTCCCTCCCATGTGCCTGCCGGCCGCTGAGGAAAAAGAAGAGCTTGACGATGTGCTGAACCCCCAGCAGATGGAGATTGTTACCGGGCAATATGAAATTCGTTTTAAATCACTCGAACTGTATGAACAGCTGAAAAGCTGGGCAGCCGGAAAATAA
- a CDS encoding winged helix-turn-helix transcriptional regulator: MEKENYYTCPIDFTISLIGDKWSMWILWSLLDGPLRFNELKRVIPGITEKMLIQQLKKFEKNNIVSRKAYAEVPPKVEYQLTNHGESLKTIMLLIQQWGEEHLSIQRCEGSISINTM; the protein is encoded by the coding sequence GTGGAAAAAGAAAATTATTATACTTGCCCTATTGATTTTACGATAAGTTTAATCGGAGATAAATGGAGTATGTGGATTCTATGGAGTTTATTAGACGGGCCATTACGTTTTAATGAATTGAAACGGGTGATACCAGGAATCACTGAAAAGATGTTAATCCAACAACTCAAAAAGTTCGAAAAAAATAACATCGTTTCTAGAAAAGCATATGCAGAAGTTCCTCCCAAAGTTGAATATCAATTGACAAATCATGGAGAAAGCTTGAAAACAATTATGCTGTTGATTCAGCAATGGGGAGAAGAACATTTGTCTATACAAAGGTGTGAAGGAAGCATATCAATTAATACTATGTAA